The following are encoded together in the Bactrocera dorsalis isolate Fly_Bdor unplaced genomic scaffold, ASM2337382v1 BdCtg131, whole genome shotgun sequence genome:
- the LOC105230163 gene encoding electron transfer flavoprotein subunit alpha, mitochondrial, whose protein sequence is MFSSNARNLIRSSLINRCKSTLVVAEHNNEALNPITLNTISAAKKIGGDVTVLVAGTKCGPASEALAKVEGVAKVLVAENAAFKGFTPESITPLVLAAQSQFKFTHILAGATAFGKNVLPRVASKLDVSPISEIIDVKSEDTFVRTIYAGNAILTLRSTDPVKVITVRGTNFAPAAATGGSGAVEQAPTGDYASQLSEFVSQELTKSDRPELTGAKVIVSGGRGLKSGDNFKLLYDLADKFGAAVGASRAAVDAGYVPNDLQIGQTGKIVAPELYIAVGISGAIQHLAGMKDSKTIVAINKDPEAPIFQVADIGLVADLFKAVPELTGKL, encoded by the exons ATGTTCAGTTCGAATGCAAGGAATCTTATTCGCAGCAGTTTG ATCAACCGCTGCAAGAGCACCTTGGTGGTTGCTGAGCATAATAATGAGGCACTAAATCCCATTACATTAAACACCATCTCCGCTGCGAAGAAGATCGGCGGTGATGTCACAGTTTTGGTAGCTGGCACCAAATGTGGTCCG GCATCTGAAGCACTTGCCAAGGTCGAAGGTGTTGCTAAAGTGTTGGTAGCGGAGAACGCAGCTTTCAAGGGTTTCACACCGGAATCTATCACACCACTCGTGCTGGCAGCTCAATCGCAATTCAAATTTACACATATATTGGCTGGTGCCACCGCGTTTGGAAAAAATGTACTTCCACGCGTAGCATCTAAATTGGATGTGTCGCCTATTTCAGAAATTATCGATGTAAAGAGCGAAGACACCTTTGTGCGTACTATCTACGCTGGTAACGCCATATTGACGCTACGCTCCACAGACCCCGTTAAAGTGATAACCGTTCGTGGTACGAATTTCGCACCTGCCGCTGCTACTGGTGGTAGCGGCGCTGTAGAACAGGCACCAACTGGAGATTATGCCTCCCAATTGAGTGAATTTGTTTCGCAAGAACTTACTAAATCTGACCGTCCAGAGTTGACCGGTGCCAAAGTGATTGTGTCTGGTGGACGTGGTTTGAAATCTGGCGATAACTTTAAACTACTTTACGATCTGGCTGATAAATTTGGTGCTGCTGTCGGTGCTTCCCGTGCTGCTGTTGATGCTGGTTATGTGCCCAACGATCTGCAAATTGGTCAAACAGGCAAAATTGTCGCACCCGAGTTATATATCGCTGTCGGAATTTCCGGTGCCATTCAGCACTTGGCTGGCATGAAAGACTCTAAGACAATAGTGGCTATAAACAAAGATCCCGAAGCACCAATCTTCCAGGTGGCAGATATTGGTTTGGTGGCGGATCTCTTCAAAGCTGTACCAGAGTTGACAGGAAAATTGTAA